The following are encoded in a window of Mycobacterium decipiens genomic DNA:
- a CDS encoding cytochrome P450 has translation MTATGEEVLAYPFGPVDGLEVDSALAEMCREQPVLRVRLPFGGDAWLVTRHADVKTVLSDPRFSRAAAVGEDVPRTIAAGLPSTSMLSMDPPQHSRLRRRVIRAFTVRRVESLRPRVQQIVDGLLDTMIAAGSPGDLAKALTWPLPITVVCELLGVPITDRDRFTVWVDDLLMLSDPEQATQAREHLNDYLAGQIARRRVAPTDDLLAALVTAPDDGDRLNDEDLIGIGVSLLSAGHEATANQLGNFVYTLLTNLELWRKLVAQPGLIPAAVEELSRTIPISASAGFTRIATADVELSGRTIRAGDAVVVEFSMANRDPEVFDHPEVIDFHRRSIPHLAFGYGVHHCLGAQLARMELRLTLESLIRRLPGLRLAVPAEQLSWRTDRLIRGLDALPVIW, from the coding sequence ATGACCGCGACGGGGGAAGAGGTGCTGGCCTATCCGTTCGGTCCGGTCGACGGGCTCGAGGTGGATTCGGCGCTGGCCGAGATGTGCCGGGAACAACCGGTGCTGCGCGTGCGTCTGCCTTTCGGCGGAGACGCCTGGCTGGTGACGCGCCACGCGGATGTCAAGACGGTGCTGTCCGATCCGCGGTTCAGCCGCGCCGCCGCCGTGGGCGAGGACGTGCCCCGAACGATCGCTGCCGGATTACCCAGCACATCGATGCTGAGCATGGATCCGCCGCAGCACAGCCGACTGCGGCGCCGTGTGATTCGCGCGTTCACGGTCCGTCGCGTCGAATCGTTGCGCCCGCGCGTCCAGCAGATCGTGGACGGGCTGCTGGACACCATGATTGCCGCCGGATCGCCCGGCGACCTGGCCAAGGCGCTGACCTGGCCACTGCCGATCACGGTGGTCTGCGAGTTGCTCGGCGTGCCTATTACCGACCGCGACCGGTTCACCGTCTGGGTGGACGACCTGCTCATGCTGTCCGATCCGGAACAGGCCACGCAGGCCCGTGAACACCTCAATGACTACCTCGCCGGTCAAATCGCCCGGCGTCGCGTTGCCCCCACGGATGATCTGCTCGCGGCACTGGTCACCGCACCGGACGACGGGGATCGGCTCAACGACGAGGATCTGATCGGCATCGGGGTGAGTCTGCTGTCCGCCGGCCACGAGGCCACCGCCAACCAGCTCGGCAACTTCGTCTACACATTGCTGACCAATCTCGAGTTGTGGCGGAAACTCGTTGCCCAGCCCGGTCTGATACCCGCCGCGGTCGAGGAGCTGTCCCGAACAATCCCGATCAGTGCTTCCGCCGGCTTCACCCGTATCGCCACAGCGGACGTCGAACTCAGCGGCAGAACCATCCGCGCCGGCGACGCCGTGGTGGTCGAATTCTCCATGGCCAACCGGGATCCCGAGGTGTTCGACCACCCCGAGGTGATCGACTTCCATCGCAGGAGCATCCCACATCTCGCCTTCGGCTACGGGGTGCACCACTGCCTCGGCGCGCAGTTGGCGCGGATGGAGTTGCGGCTCACGCTCGAGTCCCTGATTCGCCGGCTGCCCGGTCTGCGCCTGGCGGTGCCGGCGGAGCAGTTGTCCTGGCGGACCGATCGTCTCATCCGCGGGCTGGACGCGCTGCCGGTCATCTGGTGA
- a CDS encoding cytochrome P450, translated as MTDTRPASGTDVPEFPVAGSNSCPFDPDETYTRLRANAPISLVRCPAGMNAWLVSRYEDVRGVLADPRLSSRGAGSMHMLPSYDMHDPVPAGMMIQCDGEEHARLRQLLRAEFTARRIEVLRPDIQKIADEHVDAMLAGSSADLVSDFALPIPSLVIFEMLGVPYDDHEAVQRDSQVLIGFDADEATRAAATRRLEDYLGDLIERRRTEPRDDLLSRMIARGNETHRPPTVPELATLAVLVLVAGHETTANTIALSTLVLLENPDRMAALRAAPDTIGAAVEELLRYLPVIQFGLLRYATEDVTIGGTDVRTGEWVVAAITSGNRDEGVFADPDLVDLGRQARPHLAFGFGAHRCIGHHLARIELQIALTTLLRRMPGLRLAMPLAQLEFKLNDIVFGLRSLPVVW; from the coding sequence ATGACGGACACCCGCCCCGCATCCGGTACCGACGTCCCCGAATTTCCGGTTGCCGGATCGAATTCCTGCCCCTTCGACCCCGATGAGACTTACACCCGGCTGCGCGCCAACGCCCCCATATCGCTGGTGCGCTGCCCGGCCGGGATGAACGCGTGGCTGGTCAGCCGGTACGAGGATGTTCGGGGCGTGCTCGCGGATCCGCGGCTGAGCTCCCGCGGGGCAGGGTCGATGCACATGCTGCCGTCCTACGACATGCATGACCCAGTGCCGGCCGGCATGATGATCCAGTGCGACGGCGAGGAGCACGCGCGGCTGCGACAGTTGCTGAGAGCCGAGTTCACCGCGCGGCGCATCGAGGTGCTTCGGCCGGACATCCAGAAGATCGCCGACGAACATGTCGATGCGATGCTCGCCGGGTCGAGCGCAGACCTGGTGTCCGATTTCGCATTGCCGATCCCGTCGCTGGTGATCTTCGAGATGCTCGGCGTGCCCTACGACGACCACGAGGCGGTCCAGCGCGACAGCCAGGTGTTGATCGGCTTCGACGCGGACGAGGCCACCCGCGCCGCGGCTACCCGGCGGTTGGAGGACTACCTCGGTGACTTGATCGAACGTCGGCGCACCGAGCCACGGGACGACCTGCTGAGCCGAATGATCGCCCGCGGCAATGAGACCCACCGGCCGCCTACCGTGCCGGAGCTGGCCACGCTCGCCGTGTTGGTGCTGGTCGCCGGGCACGAGACGACCGCCAACACGATCGCGCTGAGCACATTGGTGTTGCTGGAGAATCCGGATCGGATGGCCGCGCTACGGGCCGCGCCGGACACGATCGGCGCCGCCGTCGAGGAACTGTTGCGCTACCTGCCGGTGATCCAGTTCGGGCTGCTCCGGTACGCCACCGAGGATGTCACCATCGGTGGCACCGACGTGCGGACGGGAGAGTGGGTGGTCGCCGCGATCACTTCCGGCAACCGGGACGAGGGCGTATTCGCGGACCCGGACCTTGTCGATCTCGGCCGGCAGGCCCGCCCGCACCTGGCGTTCGGCTTCGGCGCCCACCGATGCATTGGCCACCACTTGGCCCGCATCGAGCTGCAGATCGCACTGACCACGCTGTTGCGCCGGATGCCGGGGCTTCGGCTGGCAATGCCGCTGGCGCAGTTGGAGTTCAAGCTCAACGACATTGTCTTTGGCCTGCGGAGTTTGCCGGTCGTCTGGTGA
- the car gene encoding carboxylic acid reductase, with the protein MAEARAAITTVVHDPSKGLAQVMAAVMEGHGDRPALGERARKSATGRLLPRFDTISYRELWARVRAIASEWYHDRRYPLSAGDRIGILGFSSTDYATLDLACMHSGIVSVPLQSSAPLSQLWPIIAETETHVLAASIERLNTAVEAVIGGTSIQRVIVFDYHPEIIGQRETFDSARRRLADLGRSVVVESLATVIEHGTDLPPAPLFTADAGEDALALLIYTSGSTGTPKGAMYTQRLVRTIWNGFTYGSDDVPPIGVHYLPQSHLAGRMSLMGLLARGGIGYFTAASDLSTLFEDIALVRPTELTMVPRVCDVLFQHYQSELARRGGEPGDIEMAVKADLRENLLGGRVAKAFVGTAPLSAEMVSFVESCLNLHLHIGYGSTEAGGVLLDTVVQRPPVIEYKLVDVPELGYFRTDRPHPRGELLLKSETIIPGYFKRPKATAEVFDEDGYYRTGDIMAEIGFDRLVYVDRVKDVLKLSQGEFVAVSRLETIFLGSPLIRQIFLYGNSERPYLLAVVVPAPAALARAGTDVKSLRKLLTESLQQIAKGAELNRYEIPRDVLIELEPFTVGNGLLADSHKLLRPRLKQRYGRALEQRYIELADAQAEQLRQLRQAGPDQPVLETVCRAAQALLGHPTTDLRAQVHFTDLGGDSLSALSFCTLMQDIFGIEVPVAVVISPANDLPKVAKYIEAQRESRATRPTFASVHGENCSEVRAADLTLDKFIDASTLAAAAMLPRPAGALRTVLLTGANGYLGRFLCLEWLQRLAPAGGKLICVVRGSDPTVAAKRLEQAFDSGDAELLERYQKLAEAALEVLAGDIGEPHLGLGGDTWNRLADTVDLIVHPAALVNHVLPYSELFGPNVVGTAELLRLALATRIKPVTYVSTAAVQTGAAAATVDENADIRATSPVRHIDQGYANGYATSKWAGEVLLREAHDLFGLPVATFRSDMILAHSRYLGQLNVPDMFTRLLHGVVATGIAPGSFYRTGTRAHYDGLPVDFTAQAIAMLGAQAIEGYQTFNVVNPHDDAISLDTFVDWLIAAGHPIQRVVDYDDWLTRFTAALRALPDKQRQHSVLPLLHAFAQPQHANPGSVLPAERFRAAVQAAKVGPEEDIPRLSAALIGKYVTDLRHLNLL; encoded by the coding sequence ATGGCCGAAGCGCGAGCGGCCATCACCACGGTCGTGCATGATCCGAGCAAGGGACTCGCCCAGGTCATGGCGGCCGTCATGGAGGGTCACGGGGACCGGCCGGCCCTGGGCGAACGCGCCAGGAAGTCTGCGACGGGGCGGCTGCTCCCGAGGTTCGACACCATCAGCTATCGCGAGCTGTGGGCCCGCGTCCGTGCCATCGCCAGCGAGTGGTACCACGACCGGCGGTATCCGTTGAGCGCGGGCGATCGGATCGGCATCCTGGGTTTCAGCAGCACCGACTACGCGACGCTCGACCTGGCATGCATGCACTCGGGCATCGTGTCCGTGCCCTTACAGTCCAGCGCGCCACTGTCGCAGCTGTGGCCGATTATCGCGGAGACCGAGACCCACGTGCTCGCGGCAAGCATTGAGCGCCTGAATACCGCTGTCGAAGCCGTCATCGGGGGCACGTCGATCCAGCGCGTGATCGTATTCGACTATCACCCCGAGATCATTGGTCAGCGCGAAACCTTCGATTCCGCGCGGCGGCGCCTGGCCGACCTCGGCCGCTCGGTGGTGGTCGAGTCGCTGGCCACGGTAATCGAACATGGTACCGACCTGCCGCCGGCTCCCCTGTTCACCGCCGACGCGGGCGAGGATGCCTTGGCCCTGCTTATCTACACGTCCGGCAGTACCGGGACCCCCAAGGGGGCCATGTACACCCAGCGGCTGGTCCGCACCATATGGAACGGGTTTACCTACGGGTCCGACGACGTTCCCCCAATCGGCGTCCACTACCTGCCGCAAAGCCATCTCGCCGGTCGCATGTCGCTGATGGGTCTGCTCGCCCGCGGTGGTATCGGCTACTTCACCGCCGCGAGCGACCTATCCACCCTGTTCGAGGACATTGCGCTGGTTCGGCCCACGGAGCTGACCATGGTTCCGCGCGTGTGCGATGTGCTTTTTCAGCACTACCAGAGCGAACTGGCCAGGCGAGGTGGCGAGCCGGGTGACATCGAGATGGCCGTCAAGGCCGACCTGCGGGAGAACTTACTGGGCGGACGTGTCGCCAAGGCTTTCGTCGGTACCGCCCCACTATCCGCCGAGATGGTGTCGTTCGTCGAGTCCTGCCTGAATCTGCACCTGCACATCGGTTACGGTTCCACCGAAGCCGGTGGAGTGCTGCTCGACACGGTGGTGCAACGTCCGCCGGTGATTGAGTACAAGCTGGTCGACGTCCCGGAACTGGGTTACTTCCGAACAGATAGGCCGCATCCGCGGGGGGAGCTGCTACTCAAGTCGGAGACCATAATTCCCGGGTACTTCAAGCGACCCAAGGCCACCGCCGAGGTGTTCGACGAGGATGGCTACTACCGAACCGGTGACATCATGGCCGAGATCGGCTTCGACCGGTTGGTCTACGTGGACCGGGTCAAGGACGTCCTGAAACTGTCCCAGGGCGAGTTCGTGGCCGTCTCCCGCCTGGAAACCATCTTCCTCGGCAGCCCCCTGATCCGGCAGATCTTCTTGTACGGCAACAGCGAGCGCCCCTACCTGCTCGCGGTGGTGGTGCCCGCCCCGGCCGCGTTGGCCAGGGCCGGTACGGACGTCAAGTCACTGCGGAAACTGCTCACCGAATCACTCCAGCAGATCGCCAAGGGTGCCGAACTCAACCGGTACGAGATCCCGCGTGACGTTCTGATTGAACTCGAACCCTTCACTGTTGGGAACGGACTGCTTGCCGACAGTCACAAACTGCTGCGGCCCAGACTCAAGCAGCGCTACGGCCGGGCCCTCGAACAGCGCTACATCGAACTTGCCGACGCACAGGCCGAGCAGTTGCGCCAACTGCGGCAAGCGGGGCCGGATCAGCCGGTGCTGGAGACGGTCTGTCGGGCTGCCCAGGCACTACTAGGCCACCCGACCACCGACTTGCGCGCCCAGGTGCACTTCACCGATCTGGGTGGGGATTCCCTGTCCGCGCTATCGTTTTGCACCCTTATGCAGGACATATTCGGCATTGAGGTTCCGGTGGCAGTGGTCATCAGCCCGGCCAACGACCTGCCGAAGGTGGCGAAATACATTGAGGCACAACGCGAATCCAGGGCAACTCGGCCAACATTCGCCTCCGTACACGGCGAGAACTGCTCCGAAGTGCGTGCCGCAGACCTCACCTTGGACAAGTTCATCGACGCATCGACGCTCGCCGCCGCCGCCATGCTGCCCCGCCCCGCCGGGGCGCTGCGGACCGTCTTGCTGACCGGGGCCAACGGCTACCTCGGCCGATTCCTGTGCCTGGAGTGGCTTCAGCGCCTGGCGCCCGCGGGCGGCAAGTTGATCTGCGTCGTCCGCGGTAGCGATCCAACCGTAGCGGCGAAGCGGCTCGAGCAGGCCTTCGACAGTGGCGATGCCGAACTGCTCGAGCGGTACCAAAAACTGGCCGAGGCGGCCCTCGAAGTGCTCGCGGGTGATATCGGTGAGCCGCACCTGGGCTTGGGCGGGGACACCTGGAACCGGCTGGCCGACACCGTGGACCTGATCGTCCACCCGGCGGCCCTCGTCAACCACGTGCTGCCCTACTCCGAGTTGTTCGGGCCCAATGTCGTTGGTACGGCGGAACTCCTTCGATTGGCACTCGCCACGCGGATCAAGCCCGTCACGTATGTATCCACCGCCGCTGTGCAGACCGGAGCTGCCGCCGCAACCGTCGACGAGAACGCCGACATCCGTGCCACCAGCCCGGTGCGGCACATCGATCAGGGCTACGCCAACGGGTACGCGACCAGCAAGTGGGCCGGCGAGGTTCTACTCCGCGAGGCACACGATCTGTTCGGTTTGCCGGTGGCCACTTTCCGGTCGGACATGATCCTGGCGCACAGCAGGTATCTGGGGCAGTTGAATGTGCCCGACATGTTCACCCGCCTGCTGCACGGCGTGGTTGCCACCGGCATCGCGCCGGGCTCGTTCTATCGGACCGGCACACGCGCGCACTACGACGGGCTGCCGGTCGACTTCACCGCCCAGGCGATTGCCATGCTGGGCGCGCAAGCGATCGAGGGTTACCAGACATTCAATGTGGTGAACCCGCACGACGACGCCATTTCGCTGGATACCTTTGTCGACTGGCTCATCGCGGCCGGCCACCCGATCCAGCGGGTCGTTGACTATGACGACTGGCTCACCCGATTCACGGCGGCGCTTCGTGCCCTACCGGACAAACAGCGTCAGCACTCGGTGCTGCCCCTGCTGCACGCCTTTGCGCAACCCCAGCACGCCAACCCCGGTTCGGTGCTACCCGCCGAACGCTTCCGCGCCGCCGTGCAAGCCGCCAAGGTCGGTCCCGAAGAGGACATTCCCCGGCTATCGGCAGCCCTCATTGGCAAGTACGTAACCGACCTTCGCCACCTGAACCTGCTTTAG
- a CDS encoding nuclear transport factor 2 family protein: MEQDIGEMATSFLRRLEAYDFTGARTMCTDAATVWHNDASGEQTVGAVLEHFESFAATANSLQFDVVRQFKNSNEVLQQHVLRLSMADGSCSEVHAAVYFRFEHGLIDRIEEFMYSVPADQVPQFAPSHDH, encoded by the coding sequence ATGGAACAGGATATCGGTGAGATGGCGACCAGCTTCCTGCGGCGTCTGGAGGCGTACGACTTCACCGGTGCTCGGACTATGTGTACCGACGCAGCCACCGTGTGGCACAACGACGCTAGCGGGGAGCAGACGGTCGGTGCGGTGTTGGAGCATTTTGAATCCTTTGCCGCAACAGCCAATTCACTGCAGTTCGATGTAGTCCGGCAGTTCAAAAATTCCAACGAAGTACTCCAGCAACACGTACTGCGTCTGAGTATGGCCGACGGGTCGTGCAGCGAGGTTCACGCCGCGGTGTACTTCCGGTTCGAGCACGGCCTCATCGACCGCATCGAGGAGTTCATGTATTCGGTGCCAGCGGACCAGGTGCCACAGTTTGCACCTTCGCACGACCACTGA
- a CDS encoding SDR family oxidoreductase, with the protein MSQSRLSASISDELEGKRAVVTGGSRGIGAAIVQKLLDTGATVVTGARSSTEKTPSAAKFVRVDFSTPDGVREFADAALEILGGVDIIVNNAGGCRAFQSALDIENDWQYTMDINFLAAVRLNSALVPSMRASGGGVILHVSSIATISSYPMILHYAAAKSALEVYSKGLAVELAPQGIRVVAVSLGNVMTPGADEAREKVLEYLGQDRRSGSETWADEIPLGRIGQTSDIAEAVGFLISERAKWITGSNLVIDGGRVAAL; encoded by the coding sequence GTGAGTCAGAGTCGCCTTAGCGCGTCGATTTCCGACGAGTTGGAAGGTAAGCGGGCCGTAGTTACCGGCGGTAGCCGTGGTATCGGCGCCGCGATCGTGCAAAAATTGCTCGACACCGGCGCTACGGTTGTCACCGGTGCTCGTAGTTCGACCGAGAAAACGCCGTCTGCTGCCAAGTTCGTGAGAGTGGATTTCAGCACGCCCGACGGTGTGCGCGAATTCGCGGATGCCGCATTGGAAATCCTTGGCGGCGTGGATATCATCGTCAACAACGCGGGTGGTTGTCGCGCCTTTCAGAGTGCGTTAGACATCGAGAACGACTGGCAATACACGATGGATATCAATTTCCTTGCCGCCGTTCGACTCAATTCCGCACTCGTGCCGTCCATGCGCGCGAGCGGCGGCGGGGTCATCCTGCACGTTTCTTCTATTGCCACCATTTCGTCTTACCCGATGATCCTGCACTATGCCGCCGCCAAGTCCGCCCTCGAGGTATACAGCAAGGGGCTCGCGGTCGAGTTGGCGCCGCAGGGTATCCGCGTCGTCGCCGTTTCTCTTGGAAATGTGATGACACCAGGGGCAGACGAGGCCCGCGAGAAGGTTCTCGAGTATCTCGGCCAGGATCGGCGATCGGGTTCGGAAACATGGGCCGACGAAATTCCGCTCGGACGGATCGGTCAGACGTCCGACATCGCGGAGGCGGTTGGTTTTCTGATCTCCGAACGCGCCAAATGGATCACCGGCAGCAATCTCGTCATCGATGGTGGGCGCGTCGCGGCTCTGTGA
- a CDS encoding acyltransferase family protein produces MPALESPTRSIRMPSLSGLRAIAAGAVLAVHLFGLCPGVPSVFTTLGPLTFFFILSGFILTLAADPNDTAWLFWRRRLVRIFPNHLVTFAITIALMVSASVPIMVINTIPVLLLIQAWIPNFDALGGLVGINVPVWFLCCEVMFYLAFPWLIRLIKRIRGERLWWWVAGVVTVIIVVPFVALMLPAQPVTSWAPTIPLWQSWFAYGFPVVRLLEFVLGILMARIMMTGKWIRLGMAPAFLLVLTSMVIQSNLPGVFRVSAAPAALPIALAIAACASADMCGVRTPFSGRTMVWLGEISFAFYMVHWLVIEYGPLDAVHATGGVVTASLPMWLVRGLLTVVISFALAVALYLLVERPAVRRFSRPASRSERSVVVPGMVAEAIA; encoded by the coding sequence GTGCCCGCGCTTGAATCCCCAACCCGCTCGATTCGCATGCCGTCATTGTCCGGTCTGCGAGCGATCGCGGCCGGTGCCGTGCTGGCCGTTCACCTGTTCGGTCTGTGCCCCGGCGTGCCGTCGGTGTTCACGACCTTGGGGCCGTTGACTTTCTTCTTCATACTCAGCGGGTTCATTCTCACATTGGCTGCCGATCCGAACGACACCGCGTGGCTGTTCTGGCGTCGGCGTCTGGTGAGGATATTTCCGAACCATTTAGTGACTTTCGCGATCACCATTGCGTTGATGGTCTCTGCCAGCGTGCCGATCATGGTGATCAACACGATTCCGGTGCTGTTGCTGATCCAGGCTTGGATTCCCAACTTCGACGCGCTCGGCGGGCTGGTCGGTATCAATGTGCCGGTTTGGTTCCTCTGCTGTGAGGTAATGTTCTACCTCGCGTTCCCATGGCTGATCCGGTTGATCAAGCGCATCCGCGGCGAGCGGTTGTGGTGGTGGGTGGCAGGTGTTGTCACGGTGATCATCGTCGTCCCGTTCGTTGCCCTGATGTTGCCGGCACAGCCGGTCACGTCGTGGGCCCCGACGATTCCACTGTGGCAGAGCTGGTTCGCCTACGGCTTTCCCGTCGTCCGGCTGCTCGAGTTCGTTCTCGGTATTCTGATGGCGCGAATCATGATGACCGGCAAATGGATCCGCCTGGGCATGGCGCCGGCGTTTCTTTTAGTCCTCACCAGTATGGTGATCCAGTCCAACCTGCCCGGTGTATTCCGCGTGTCCGCTGCGCCGGCCGCGCTTCCGATCGCACTGGCGATCGCAGCATGCGCCAGCGCCGACATGTGCGGTGTGCGAACGCCTTTCAGCGGTCGGACCATGGTATGGCTCGGCGAGATCTCGTTCGCCTTCTATATGGTGCACTGGCTCGTCATCGAGTACGGCCCGCTCGACGCCGTGCACGCTACGGGCGGAGTGGTGACTGCATCCTTGCCGATGTGGCTGGTCCGCGGCCTGCTGACTGTCGTGATCAGCTTCGCCCTCGCGGTGGCCCTCTACCTGCTGGTCGAACGGCCCGCGGTTCGACGCTTCAGTCGACCGGCCAGCAGGAGTGAGAGGTCGGTCGTGGTCCCTGGCATGGTGGCCGAGGCAATAGCGTAG
- a CDS encoding 2-oxoglutarate and iron-dependent oxygenase domain-containing protein produces MTGATTSCVPIVDCSALRIDPAEPALTEQVAAACRDFGGFVATGYGLTATGEAFRQARRFFELPVEVRRSVAADRSNHGWIEHRSETSHGREPDLKEVFQIGPDLGPDHPLVRAGTPFHGPNRWPRQLPGFEHAVVALFDQVQELCRDLSVPLARGLTLGSDGLRVHLAEPYTCMRLHRYRVVDPHFARTGEKFGHAPHTDFGLLGIVLQEDGGGLQAEHNGEWIDMPGGGDLITVIVGDLLAWWSGGQYRALRHQVPTPQQRDRYSIGLFVNPAFSRSLHPLNDTDSEPRRCGEFIPNLFDRPRNPATVKF; encoded by the coding sequence ATGACCGGCGCGACCACCTCCTGTGTCCCCATTGTTGACTGCTCGGCATTGCGCATCGATCCCGCTGAGCCTGCGCTCACCGAGCAGGTCGCGGCGGCCTGCCGGGATTTCGGCGGATTTGTCGCCACCGGCTATGGACTCACCGCCACCGGCGAGGCGTTCCGGCAAGCGCGGCGGTTCTTCGAGCTGCCAGTGGAAGTCCGGCGGTCGGTCGCGGCCGACCGTAGTAACCATGGCTGGATCGAGCACCGCTCGGAGACCAGCCACGGTCGGGAACCGGACCTCAAGGAAGTGTTCCAGATCGGGCCGGATCTTGGCCCGGACCACCCGTTGGTGAGGGCCGGCACCCCGTTCCACGGGCCGAACCGGTGGCCGAGGCAGCTGCCCGGCTTTGAACACGCCGTGGTGGCACTGTTTGATCAAGTGCAGGAGCTGTGTCGGGACCTGAGTGTGCCGCTGGCGCGTGGACTAACGCTGGGCTCCGATGGACTGCGCGTGCACCTCGCCGAGCCATACACGTGTATGCGACTGCACCGCTACCGGGTGGTCGATCCGCACTTTGCCCGCACCGGTGAGAAGTTCGGACACGCCCCGCACACCGACTTCGGCCTGCTCGGCATCGTCTTGCAGGAGGACGGCGGGGGGCTGCAAGCCGAACACAACGGAGAGTGGATCGATATGCCCGGCGGCGGTGACCTGATCACCGTAATAGTCGGCGACCTGCTGGCATGGTGGAGCGGTGGGCAGTATCGGGCGCTGCGGCACCAGGTACCCACTCCGCAGCAGCGGGACCGGTACTCGATCGGGCTGTTCGTGAACCCCGCGTTCAGCCGGTCATTGCACCCGCTGAACGACACCGATTCCGAACCGCGGCGGTGCGGGGAGTTCATCCCCAACCTATTCGACAGACCCCGGAACCCGGCAACCGTGAAATTTTGA
- a CDS encoding NADH:flavin oxidoreductase has protein sequence MASLDEPFIVGNLKLPNRIVMAPMTRTQSPGGVPGPDVAKYYARRAANQVGLIITEGTYINCAAAGAFENVPHFYGEQSLAGWAHVARQVHQAGGRIIPQLWHTGLARTETDPPAEGPSGLGLDGTPTGKAMTQRDIDDTVAAFTEAAATAERLGFDGIEVHGAHGYLIDSFLWRDTNRRTDRYGGDPASRACFAAEIVQAIRATVSPGFPIFFRLSQWKMNNYQARIAENPDELAQLLTPLADAGVDAFHASTRRYWLPEFDGSDLNLAGWARKLTGKVAVTVGSVGMDQQYGDGGDFTSGFTQRSGVTGIGELVARLERNEFDLVAVGRALLANPDWAARVLRGELAEMAPYDPAILATLS, from the coding sequence ATGGCCAGCCTGGACGAGCCGTTCATCGTGGGCAATCTGAAGCTACCCAACCGCATCGTGATGGCACCGATGACCAGGACGCAGTCCCCCGGTGGCGTGCCCGGTCCGGACGTGGCTAAGTACTACGCCCGCCGGGCGGCCAACCAGGTCGGACTGATCATCACCGAAGGCACCTACATCAACTGCGCCGCTGCCGGCGCCTTCGAGAACGTGCCCCACTTCTACGGCGAGCAGTCCCTCGCCGGCTGGGCCCACGTGGCGCGGCAAGTGCATCAGGCCGGCGGCAGGATCATTCCGCAGCTGTGGCACACCGGGCTTGCGCGCACCGAAACCGACCCGCCCGCCGAAGGCCCGTCCGGGCTCGGGCTCGACGGCACCCCCACCGGGAAAGCCATGACCCAGCGAGACATCGACGACACGGTGGCCGCGTTCACCGAAGCCGCCGCGACCGCCGAGCGACTCGGGTTCGACGGCATCGAGGTGCACGGCGCGCACGGCTACCTGATCGACAGTTTTCTGTGGCGGGATACCAACCGGCGCACCGACCGCTACGGCGGCGATCCCGCCTCCCGCGCCTGCTTTGCCGCCGAGATCGTGCAGGCCATCCGTGCGACCGTCAGCCCGGGATTCCCGATCTTCTTCCGGCTCTCCCAGTGGAAGATGAACAACTACCAGGCCCGCATCGCGGAGAATCCCGACGAGTTGGCGCAACTGCTGACCCCGCTGGCCGACGCCGGTGTCGACGCGTTCCACGCCTCCACTCGCCGCTACTGGCTGCCCGAATTCGACGGCAGCGACCTCAATTTGGCCGGCTGGGCACGCAAGCTCACCGGCAAGGTCGCCGTGACGGTCGGCTCGGTTGGCATGGACCAGCAGTACGGCGACGGCGGCGACTTCACTTCGGGCTTCACCCAGCGGTCCGGCGTGACCGGCATCGGCGAGCTGGTCGCCCGCCTGGAACGCAACGAATTCGACCTCGTCGCAGTGGGCAGGGCGCTGCTAGCCAACCCGGACTGGGCGGCAAGAGTGCTGCGCGGCGAACTGGCCGAGATGGCCCCCTACGACCCAGCCATCCTGGCGACCCTGTCCTGA